The genomic interval ttcttcatcaaacagatgGAGAAAGGTACGGTTTTtactattactgtttattattgtagatcatacaaaatcaaagatccatttattaatgttcatgttaaaatatctaacatcCCCTTCAAGCCTCCATCCCAGTTCTGGGTTGAGTCAGTTCCTAAATGACTAGGAAACCCACCCTTCCCTTCTTTTTGTTGCTTGGGTGAGGAGCGTAACAACAGAACATGTGACAGgactatatatttatagagcTGCAGATGATACGAGCTCAGAAAAGATGATTCAAAACAACGAAGAGCAACACTAATAGTAACGTTCCAAACCCAAAACAGGAAAAACGTTGTATTTCCAGTGACAACAGGAAAAACTAGTACTAAACAAAACGTCCTGGATGTGGAACAtggtttttattcttttttctatttttttccttcaatgtTAGAACTATTCTTAGAACACAGCTTGATTTCtgcatattttttgtaaattctagagagaaaatgaaatgaaatgaacattGGGGGTTGGAGATTTTCACTTCTGAAGATGAAATGAGGAGCAGGGGAGGGGGATGTTGGGCAGGagataaaagtttttttaaaaaaaaaaaaaaacgtggcAAGCCACGTACAGCGGGAAGCTCAAACGGTATGTTTGAGCGGTAACTGTAGCACTGTCCTTTTATCGAAGCGCATGGGTACTTAAGCAAGGAAGGCACTCACTTTAGAGCAGAAGACAGAATTTGAAAGAAACGCGTGAAAGCCATGTTGCAGGACGGGTATCCTCTTCCAAGACCACTCGGCTCGACACGATCCTCCAACATCCTCTGCTTTCTATTGCTGTTCTTCTCGATTATAACCTCTTGCTGTGCTGtcaatccatctcattttcTGCCCCAGGACCAGGACCAGGACCCCCCTTGCCTCGCCTTTTCACCGACTTTCACATATGTGGTATCCTCTTCTATCAATCTGCACTAATTTTTGCTAATTGCGTATTCATGAGGAAATCGTTGACACAAGACACCAAAAGtcaacccatctctctctctctcatcggcATGCAAATGTGTTCTTGATTTCTAGTCTTTTACGCTTATTGCCCCCTGAAATTTGAGATAGATTCGTTTTAATTCCAGTTTGGCCATATTCTTTTTAAGGTTCTATAGAGTTAAGTATTACAACTAGTATGCTTGCCCCTTTCTTATAATTTTGCATGTAAAATCTATACTTTACATGCCATCTATGTGTATTTTGTGCAGAAACTTCCGTTTTGTGTGTAAACAGAGGAACTGCAggaagaaagaaatgactgtATTGAATGAATAAAAGTTACTCTTCACTTAAATgacttcatttgaaaaatgaggTCCAATAAGTTTTCATTTTGTCAAAGCCCCCGAAATTGtttgccaaaaaagaaaaggttggAGAATGGGAAAACGGGTCGATCTCATAACTGACAAACATGTTagagttgtttttatttttttttaacattttaacaaataaacGATTTTTCAGTTGGAATTGTTGAATCCTACGTCTTCCTTCATGACATCTTCTtgctttttttactttatgaagACTATATATCTCTAAACAATGTCCTGAAAATGACTTAATTTTCAAAGATGTGTCACTATAGTTTAGAAATTATAACTTACTGAGGAGGTGGGAACTCATGATATCATCTATTGATTTTTCTgtcctttcaattttttcatataaaaaatatctattttttctcccTAACATATGTAAAACAGGCGAAaacctataaaaaattatggaaaatgTTCTGTCAGAAAGTTCAGGTTCATTCAGATAGCTTTAATATCAGGTAATACGTATTGAATGCTGATACAAAGTACAGATTCTCTATTTTATCACGTTTCTGGGCGTTTATCTTGTGTTTTATGATCAGGACAGTAAGAACAACAGCAAAAGTTCGGAAAAGATTAGTGAAGTTGCATCCCTTAGATGtgcatttgatttatttgatgcCAACTTCTTCAACGGTGAAAAGGTGACCTCGTATAACTTGAAATTCAATTGTTTTGTCGTTGCATTATATATTTCATTCTTCCATGTCGTGGGGTATTAGTTAGCCCTCAGAAAATTATGCAATGTTTCTGTCTGATTTAGATTCGAGAGGTTGCCAACGGTGCCAAAGAGTTTAATATCCCTATAATCAGAGCCAATAGGAAATTAGTTGCTTCTGTTAATGGAGGACTGAATAATCCATCTTCTTTGGTGTTCAATCCCGAGTGGGGCAGCGAAAAACCACAAAGCATAGACAAAAGGTTTAGTTATCCATCTTTTTCTGGCACTAAGAGACCAGAAAGTGAAGAAGATGTTGCCTTCATGAGTGTAAGTTTGTTCATTGTACTGgtgcttctctctctcattaggtTCCTTTGTTTCTCATCCTCTCccttcatcttaactcatttatAATTCTTTGTTTGTACTGTTCATTAGGTTCTTGAATTAGGGGACctgattaaaacaaaacaaattacttCAGAGGAgcttactaatatttttttgcgGAGGTTGAAAAGGTAGTAGTGAGCAGAAAAACGCCCCAATAACATACGTTTTTCATCAACCATTTAAAAACTGTCTGTCTAATATGCATTGTGAAAAATAACAACAGGTACAATCATGTTCTTGAAGCCGTGGTCTCCTATACTGAAGAACTTGCATATAAGCAAGCAAGGGAAGCTGATGCTTTGCTTGCCCGAGGGGTGTATCTGGGTACATCTCTTTTCAATGAGTATGATAATTCTCCAGAGTAGCAGTAAAAAATCCcagtgttttaaaattttggagtAATTTCGTtggatatttctaaatataaatGTGGAGGAACAATGCAGTGCCTCTTTTCTAGTTACTTTTAGACCAAAATGCAATAACCATAGATGCTGCTTGTGATATCACAGAGAAGGCAGGATCTTCCAAGGATCTATtggtttttgtttctatttttatttttggtgagaTGTTCCTATGCTAAAAATGTTGGGTTGTTCTCTTAGGTCCACTCCATGGAATTCCTTATGGATTGAAGGATATAATTTCAGTTCCCAAATATAAAACGACATGGGGTTCAAACACTTTTAAAGATCAAGTTCTTGACATTGAAGCTTGGGTATACAAGAGGTGTAAAGCATGTTTGAGTCTCTGAATTTGTAACCAAGAAGTATGTCATAAATGGTATTTTGCTTGCTAAGCTGGTGACTATGCTCAATATAGGTTGAAGGCTGCTGGGGCAGTTCTTGTTGCAAAGCTTGTTTCTGGATCTCTAGCATATGATGACATCTGGTATGGCGGTAGGACAAGGAACCCATGGAACATTGAGGAGTTTTCAACGGGTTCATCAGCTGGTCCTGCTGCATGCACCTCAGCtggtattttcaaattttgagcTTGTCAacattttccatttcttttattgttttcctAGGAGTTTTCTTTTTGGGGTCCACTTGGCTCAACAACTCCATATGGTGCTTTCATCGGTACAAGTGGTATGTGTATATTTATAGGAAACTTTCACTTCTATGTCAGTGTTTTCCTCATGACTATTGCTTGAACCCTTGtcatagattttttttgaaGGAGGGGAAAAAAGGGAATCAGAAGTTTGCATTGCTTCAACTGAAAATTTACTTGTTTCATCACAGGTATGGTTCCATTTGCAATTGGTTCTGAAACAGCTGGCTCTATCACTTATCCTGCTGCTCGTTGTGGCGTGACGGCATTGCGCCCAACATTCGGCACTGTTGGCCGAACTGGTGTAATGAGCATATCTGAAAGTTTGGTACTACCTCAAtctgttttttggattttttttttcttggcatggCTGCAGCTAATTAAATTTATGTATCATCTGTTTACCAGGACAAGCTTGGCCCATTTTGTAGAAGCACCACAGATTGTACTGTTATTCTGGATGCTATTCGGGGTAGGGATCCAGATGATCCCTCATCAAGAGACAGTCCCCTTGATGACCCATTCTTGGTTGACATCACAAAGCTCACAGTGGGATATCTTGACGATGCTGAGGAGGAGGTTAGTAGTCCTGATTGTTTTACTGTTTGAGGGCtgacaccacatgatactgacCATACTTCATGTATGCTATTGCGCTGTTttttagagggaaaaaaaactctTCAAAAGATTGCTCAAATGAATTTGCTTGATATGGATACCAGGTTATTCACATTCTTGCAACAAAGGGTGTTAATATGGTTCCCTTCAAACTGAATTATACGGTTGAGTCTGTCCAAGGTATCCTGAATTTTACAATGGATGTTGATATGTTGGCTCACTTTGATGAGTGGCAGCGCTCAGGGCAGGATGATGATTATGAATCTCATGATCAATGGCCTACTGAGCTACAGCGTGCGCGCATGATTCCAGCAGTAGACTACGTCCAGGTCCGTACCATTTAGAAGAATTGGAGATTATAGTTTTGATATGGCTGTAGTAGTTGAATGAGTTTTATGTTCTTTAGTTCTTATGCTAATCAGTAGTTCAACAATACATTTCAGCTCTCTACCATATTAGTTCAGGTAGCTTTGCAGGTTGCTATCTAATTGCAAAGGATTTGTAGTCTTTAATCCAACAAACTGAATCACCTCATCTACGAATCTCGAATTTTAAATATCCTTCCATGTTTCAGTAGTTTCCTTTTGATGTAAGATTTTCTATCAGAAGTTGTTGGTCTCCTGGCTAATAAGCATCAGGTTTGAGGCAACCAACCTACCGGTAGGCATCATCAGTGGCTTTATATAATTGCATCCGATGGCAAGAGATAATGGTTGTGTTTGAGCACTTTAAATGTGAGTGTGATCAACCACTGCACGATATGTCAGCAACAATTGATAGGTCTTCAGTCTTCCTGCAGGGCTGTCATGGATATATTTAGAACGCATGTCCACTTGAACTACTGACCTTTAACTTACTGAGGTTCTCAAGATGTTGCCCTTGAGATGTTGAGGGAAGAGTAGCTCATCGGTCTTTGCAAGTGTTCAGCTTTTAGTATTGTGAAGGTTTGTAAAAACCACCGTAAATTTCAGGTGGAtcacttcatttatttatagcaGAGTATTTACATATTACACGTGATGAGTTTAAGTTAACAAATATATTGGTAATTACAAAAGGATCCGGTTCATAAAGGATCTTGATCTTGATCTGGTTCTTGAGCTTGATGGGTAACCGTAATACCCCCCCGCAAGCCTAGCGTTTGAGAGTCTCGGACGCGAAGCTTGGAACGAAAGAATGTAAATGCAGAACGACTAAGGCTCTTGGTAAAAATGTCAGCAAGTTGGAGATTGGTAGGTACATATTGAAGTTGAAGTTGTCCGGAGGCCACCAATTCGCGCACAAAATGATAATCGAGCTCAATATGTTTCGAGCGACTGTGAGAGACTGGATTTGCTGCAAGAAAGATGGAgctttgattatcacaaaatataagtggagaagaggaagatATCACCTTGAGATCACGAAGAAGATGGCCAAGCCACTTGACTTCAGCAGTGGTGCTGGCGAGTGCTCGATATTCTGATTCGCAACTTGAACGAGACACTGTCGGTTGTTTCTTGGAACGCCAAGAGACAAGGTTATCACCAAGGTAAATGGCATAGCCAGAGATAGATCGTCGTGTGTCAGGACAATCGGCCCAGTCAGCATCCGAGTAAGCGAGGATATCACGAGAAGAAGAGGGGGTGAATGAAAGACCATACCGCAGGGTTCCTTTAATGTAGCGTAGTATCCTTTTAACAGCCTGAAAGTGGCAAAGGGAAGGCTTGTGCATGTATTGACTTACGGCAGAGACAGCATGAGTAAGATCAGGCCGAGTGATAGTGAGATATTGAAGAGCACCAACAAGTGACCGGTAGAGTGAAGGATCATCAAAATCAGGACCATCAATGGATAGGTGATGTGCAACTACCATGGGAGTGCTGACGGGCTTACTATCAACAAGTTTGGCACGTTGCAATATTTCATGTGCATATTTGGCCTGACTGAGAAAGAGACCAGAGGAAGACCGATATGCTTCGAGAcccagaaaataatttaatgagcCCATGTCCTTGGTGGCAAATTCCTTGGAGAGTTTGCTAATAAAAGTATTAAGAAGAAGTGAATTGTTACTGGTCAcgacaatatcatcaacatataataaaagataGATTAAATCAGCACCCTTAGAAAGAACAAACAAAGAAGAGTCAGCCCTACTGCAAGTAAAACCAATAGCAAGAAGAAAAGCACTAAACCGATGAAACCATGCTCGGGGAGCTTGTTTGAGCCCATATAAAGCTCGACGCAACCTGCAGACATGAGAGGGATATTTTGGATCAACGTATCCGAGAGGTTGttccatataaacttcttcctGAAGAATGCCATTTAGAAAAGCGTTTTTCACATCAAGTTGGCGAAGTGGCCAGTGTTTAGACACTGCCAAGGAAAGAACAACACGAACAGTGGAGGCTTTGACAACTGGACTGAAAGTGTCATTGAAATCAAGTCCTGGTTGCTGGGTGTAGCCTTTAGCAACAAGACGGGTTTTGAGACGATCAACGGAGCCATTGGCAAGGTACTTGGTGCGAAAGACCCATTTGGAGCCTACGATATTTGTATGTGGCGGTCGAGGCACTAAGTCTCAAGTGTGATTGTGATGCAAAGCTTGAAGCTCCTCATCCATGGCAGCAATCCATCCAGGGTGCTTGGCAGCAGTCTTGAAGCCTTTGGGCTCGCGCATGGTGAGTAAGGATTTGATGAGATTTGAATTTGGAGCCAGGCATGTATGAAAGGCCCGAGTAGAAGGTTTGAAAATCCCAAATTTGGCTCGTGTTTGCATCGGGTGGGTGCCAAGGATTGGTGCTGGTCCTGGATTAATAGCGGGGCTCGGAGCAGAAGCTAAAGCTGGAGTAGGCAAGGAGGAAGCCAAGGGAGATCCCGGCCCATCCATAGCAGGTACATGCAAAACTGAAGTTGGAACAGAACTACAAGGGGAATCAGTTAAACAAGAGCTACACAAATCCGGAATAGTAATGGGTTGTGAGGGAGAAGAGGTAATTATTTTTGGGGAGTGGGTTGCGGTGGGCTCTAGAAAAGTAGAAATGGAGGTAGTGTTTAAAGGCCCAGATtgagtgttatttttattaggGTAGCCATGGTCGTCAAAAACAGCGTGTCGAGAAATAAAAACTTGATTAGTGAGACGATCAAGACAGCGAAATCCATGATGGGACATGCTAtagccaagaaaaacacaaggaCGACTACGGGGGGCTAATTTGTGTGGAGCATAATCACGTAAGTAGGGAAAAACAAGACAACCAAAAGGATGAAAATTAGAGTAAGAAGGGGGCTTACCAAAAAGAACCTCAAAGGGAGAGCGATTATCAAGAAGAGGTGTTGGCAAACAGTTAATAATGAAAGTGGCTGTGCTAAACGCATCAACCCAAAATTTAAGAGGGACATGAGAATGAAAAAGCATAGCAAGACCTGTTTCAGTTATATGTATGTGTTTGCGCTCAGCACGACCATTTTGAGATGGAGTGTAAGGACAAGACATTTGATGACGAATACCCGAGGAAATTAAGTGACCTTGAAATTGATGATTAGTGAATTCAGTTCCCccatcactttgaa from Juglans regia cultivar Chandler chromosome 2, Walnut 2.0, whole genome shotgun sequence carries:
- the LOC108999206 gene encoding putative amidase AmiD isoform X1 gives rise to the protein MLQDGYPLPRPLGSTRSSNILCFLLLFFSIITSCCAVNPSHFLPQDQDQDPPCLAFSPTFTYVAKTYKKLWKMFCQKVQVHSDSFNISKNNSKSSEKISEVASLRCAFDLFDANFFNGEKIREVANGAKEFNIPIIRANRKLVASVNGGLNNPSSLVFNPEWGSEKPQSIDKRFSYPSFSGTKRPESEEDVAFMSVLELGDLIKTKQITSEELTNIFLRRLKRYNHVLEAVVSYTEELAYKQAREADALLARGVYLGPLHGIPYGLKDIISVPKYKTTWGSNTFKDQVLDIEAWVYKRLKAAGAVLVAKLVSGSLAYDDIWYGGRTRNPWNIEEFSTGSSAGPAACTSAGMVPFAIGSETAGSITYPAARCGVTALRPTFGTVGRTGVMSISESLDKLGPFCRSTTDCTVILDAIRGRDPDDPSSRDSPLDDPFLVDITKLTVGYLDDAEEEVIHILATKGVNMVPFKLNYTVESVQGILNFTMDVDMLAHFDEWQRSGQDDDYESHDQWPTELQRARMIPAVDYVQAQRARGKLTREVKESFKVDAFIGNATDWEKVCMGNLVGMPVIVVPTGFTNISNPPHGGSRRKSTVTTGIYAPPHRDHIALALAMAYQSATDHHKQRPPIDDLGPNDSIPNPPAVIYPARLLHH
- the LOC108999206 gene encoding glutamyl-tRNA(Gln) amidotransferase subunit A isoform X5, with the protein product MLQDGYPLPRPLGSTRSSNILCFLLLFFSIITSCCAVNPSHFLPQDQDQDPPCLAFSPTFTYVAKTYKKLWKMFCQKVQVHSDSFNISKNNSKSSEKISEVASLRCAFDLFDANFFNGEKIREVANGAKEFNIPIIRANRKLVASVNGGLNNPSSLVFNPEWGSEKPQSIDKRFSYPSFSGTKRPESEEDVAFMSVLELGDLIKTKQITSEELTNIFLRRLKRYNHVLEAVVSYTEELAYKQAREADALLARGVYLGPLHGIPYGLKDIISVPKYKTTWGSNTFKDQVLDIEAWVYKRLKAAGAVLVAKLVSGSLAYDDIWYGGRTRNPWNIEEFSTGSSAGPAACTSAGMVPFAIGSETAGSITYPAARCGVTALRPTFGTVGRTGVMSISESLDKLGPFCRSTTDCTVILDAIRGRDPDDPSSRDSPLDDPFLVDITKLTVGYLDDAEEEVIHILATKGVNMVPFKLNYTVESVQGILNFTMDVDMLAHFDEWQRSGQDDDYESHDQWPTELQRARMIPAVDYVQKLLVSWLISIRFEATNLPVGIISGFI
- the LOC108999206 gene encoding glutamyl-tRNA(Gln) amidotransferase subunit A isoform X3, yielding MLQDGYPLPRPLGSTRSSNILCFLLLFFSIITSCCAVNPSHFLPQDQDQDPPCLAFSPTFTYVAKTYKKLWKMFCQKVQVHSDSFNISKNNSKSSEKISEVASLRCAFDLFDANFFNGEKIREVANGAKEFNIPIIRANRKLVASVNGGLNNPSSLVFNPEWGSEKPQSIDKRFSYPSFSGTKRPESEEDVAFMSVLELGDLIKTKQITSEELTNIFLRRLKRYNHVLEAVVSYTEELAYKQAREADALLARGVYLGPLHGIPYGLKDIISVPKYKTTWGSNTFKDQVLDIEAWVYKRLKAAGAVLVAKLVSGSLAYDDIWYGGRTRNPWNIEEFSTGSSAGPAACTSAGMVPFAIGSETAGSITYPAARCGVTALRPTFGTVGRTGVMSISESLDKLGPFCRSTTDCTVILDAIRGRDPDDPSSRDSPLDDPFLVDITKLTVGYLDDAEEEVIHILATKGVNMVPFKLNYTVESVQGILNFTMDVDMLAHFDEWQRSGQDDDYESHDQWPTELQRARMIPAVDYVQALALAMAYQSATDHHKQRPPIDDLGPNDSIPNPPAVIYPARLLHH
- the LOC108999206 gene encoding putative amidase AmiD isoform X2 encodes the protein MLQDGYPLPRPLGSTRSSNILCFLLLFFSIITSCCAVNPSHFLPQDQDQDPPCLAFSPTFTYVDSKNNSKSSEKISEVASLRCAFDLFDANFFNGEKIREVANGAKEFNIPIIRANRKLVASVNGGLNNPSSLVFNPEWGSEKPQSIDKRFSYPSFSGTKRPESEEDVAFMSVLELGDLIKTKQITSEELTNIFLRRLKRYNHVLEAVVSYTEELAYKQAREADALLARGVYLGPLHGIPYGLKDIISVPKYKTTWGSNTFKDQVLDIEAWVYKRLKAAGAVLVAKLVSGSLAYDDIWYGGRTRNPWNIEEFSTGSSAGPAACTSAGMVPFAIGSETAGSITYPAARCGVTALRPTFGTVGRTGVMSISESLDKLGPFCRSTTDCTVILDAIRGRDPDDPSSRDSPLDDPFLVDITKLTVGYLDDAEEEVIHILATKGVNMVPFKLNYTVESVQGILNFTMDVDMLAHFDEWQRSGQDDDYESHDQWPTELQRARMIPAVDYVQAQRARGKLTREVKESFKVDAFIGNATDWEKVCMGNLVGMPVIVVPTGFTNISNPPHGGSRRKSTVTTGIYAPPHRDHIALALAMAYQSATDHHKQRPPIDDLGPNDSIPNPPAVIYPARLLHH
- the LOC108999206 gene encoding glutamyl-tRNA(Gln) amidotransferase subunit A isoform X6; its protein translation is MLQDGYPLPRPLGSTRSSNILCFLLLFFSIITSCCAVNPSHFLPQDQDQDPPCLAFSPTFTYVDSKNNSKSSEKISEVASLRCAFDLFDANFFNGEKIREVANGAKEFNIPIIRANRKLVASVNGGLNNPSSLVFNPEWGSEKPQSIDKRFSYPSFSGTKRPESEEDVAFMSVLELGDLIKTKQITSEELTNIFLRRLKRYNHVLEAVVSYTEELAYKQAREADALLARGVYLGPLHGIPYGLKDIISVPKYKTTWGSNTFKDQVLDIEAWVYKRLKAAGAVLVAKLVSGSLAYDDIWYGGRTRNPWNIEEFSTGSSAGPAACTSAGMVPFAIGSETAGSITYPAARCGVTALRPTFGTVGRTGVMSISESLDKLGPFCRSTTDCTVILDAIRGRDPDDPSSRDSPLDDPFLVDITKLTVGYLDDAEEEVIHILATKGVNMVPFKLNYTVESVQGILNFTMDVDMLAHFDEWQRSGQDDDYESHDQWPTELQRARMIPAVDYVQALALAMAYQSATDHHKQRPPIDDLGPNDSIPNPPAVIYPARLLHH
- the LOC108999206 gene encoding putative amidase AmiD isoform X4; protein product: MCKNNSKSSEKISEVASLRCAFDLFDANFFNGEKIREVANGAKEFNIPIIRANRKLVASVNGGLNNPSSLVFNPEWGSEKPQSIDKRFSYPSFSGTKRPESEEDVAFMSVLELGDLIKTKQITSEELTNIFLRRLKRYNHVLEAVVSYTEELAYKQAREADALLARGVYLGPLHGIPYGLKDIISVPKYKTTWGSNTFKDQVLDIEAWVYKRLKAAGAVLVAKLVSGSLAYDDIWYGGRTRNPWNIEEFSTGSSAGPAACTSAGMVPFAIGSETAGSITYPAARCGVTALRPTFGTVGRTGVMSISESLDKLGPFCRSTTDCTVILDAIRGRDPDDPSSRDSPLDDPFLVDITKLTVGYLDDAEEEVIHILATKGVNMVPFKLNYTVESVQGILNFTMDVDMLAHFDEWQRSGQDDDYESHDQWPTELQRARMIPAVDYVQAQRARGKLTREVKESFKVDAFIGNATDWEKVCMGNLVGMPVIVVPTGFTNISNPPHGGSRRKSTVTTGIYAPPHRDHIALALAMAYQSATDHHKQRPPIDDLGPNDSIPNPPAVIYPARLLHH